In the Vigna radiata var. radiata cultivar VC1973A unplaced genomic scaffold, Vradiata_ver6 scaffold_391, whole genome shotgun sequence genome, ATGATTGTTGTGCTTCTAGCTTTCGTTAAGGTTCTTTTATCACATTATTTGTAATAGCAGGTTAGTGACTTTTGTATTTTTACGCTGATCAACATAGTAGTTTTAGCATATAGCTTTGGAAGGTACTTTGGATTTGGTTTCCTTTTTGTGACATGAGCAGACAAATGAATAGGTCTTATTCTGTAGGATGGGAAAGGTTGGTAGGTATGGTAGAAAAGCAAGAGCTTTTGATCAAATTCAGATTTTAGTGTATGTTCTGGGTCTACTCGAGACAATAGTGTTAGTATAGTTCTCGACTTggatataaagaaaaagttatgtTCTCTAACACTGCACTAATCTTCTATCTAGAGAGGGAGAATAGCAATGCAAAATTATTTCTAAGGCTGTGATATTTTCATGGTTACAAAATAGAGAAGGAAAAAATCTCCAAGGGGTTGTAACATATAACACTAACACAGCTGTTGAGTACAACAACAAACTACTCTAACAGTTGAGTTTGactttagatattttttattatacttacATGATGGGCTATTAGCCAATTATTTCCCCCGCTAATATTTACCTTTggataatttgtaaaatattttaaaaatttttaccCTCAATCCTAGAAATCTGTAGAAGTCTGAGAATTTTTAACTGTGACGTTATCATTCATTCAGCGTCAGTATTATGTTATGGAAGTgcttatcatatatatatatatatatatatatatatttctcacATCAATGTAATTGGTGTTTTTTTGCAGCTTTGCAGGTACCTTTAGTGAGAAGGTAACAAGAACAGTTAGGCAATTTTCACCACATTTAGCTGCCAAAATGAGACCTCCTCTCACGTAAGCATATTTGAATGTTGTCTCTTTTTACTTTGGAAGTTTATGCATgttcatcaattattttaatttcaggCCTGTTATTCGTGGACGTCCTTCAGCCAAGAGAGCAATTTATATATGTGGTCGGCCACGTTGGGTGTTTGTCTTGATATTTTCTTCTGGTAAATGAATGTGGGATGTGCTGTCTAACCTTGCTATCAGTATGATATTTTTGACTCTAATGATTCTTTCCCTTTTTTTGTGCAGCAAGTTTCATCCTTTGGTTTGTTTCTGCTGGTCTCCTGACTGTTTTATGGGCTCTTGCTATTGGTCTTCTTGGTACATTTCATACtgagaatttataatttttttttgcaattgttaaattttcttgagtttatttcttttactattttcagCTACCATCCTACATGCAAGCTTTAGAACACCAAACTTGAAAGCTCGTCTAAACACATTCCGTGAAGAATTCCGTGCAGTATGGCGCAATTATAGTGAACTGTAGCTTACATAAAATTTGTTGGACTTTAATGTAAGTGCTTTCTGCCTTAGCATTTGTCCATTTTAATATGCTTAATGATTTAATGTTTATGTGAAGAACATGTAAAATACATACATTGAAGTGATTGAGAAATAGATTTGTATATTATGGTGTTAGGTAGAAAGTGTAGCCTCTTAAGCCGCATACTTATTACTATCACATGATCTAAGACATGATGAGTAATTGTCATTTTCAATGAATGTGTACTATCAAAAGATAGGTCTAACAACAATGATACATATTGGAAGTTAAAGGTTGGTCTTGTGACAGACCTGTAATGAGACTCAGAGCAATAATTAGGGGAGTAATTCCCACAAGACATTACGGTAATGGTCATGCTACCAGACAGGTTCTACCAGTTGAGTTAGTTATGTGGAAGGGGGGGGGGGGATGAGTTGCATGGGGAGATGAGAAAATAACAGAACGACTGGAGGGGTGGTATGGGGAAGGTTTTGGGTTTCATAAGCTAGGAAAGATTTAGGATACTGAGGACTCAGCCTATTGTAGAGCCAGTGAGGTTCTGGGTGTGCATTGCAGAgtctcctttctttttcttagcaTTCTTAGTATTTATGAGATGCAGTTGAGCTCCCAGTTATTTCTTATTAACATTGTTGGATAAATAGGGATGTTCTTGACCATTAATGTAATGGCTTTAGTTCTGTATCTTtcatttacatattattattatttatttattttgcacaTCTTCAAAGGCTTGTAAAACAGGCTGTCTTTTTTACTTCATAAAATTCAGAACTGGACATGAACTCCTTTTGTTGGCACATACGAGGATTCAATTTGTAATCCCTATGTATGTAGAGATCTTTACTTTAGTGCATCggtaaaaaaaaatctccttTTAGCCTccttttgatgaaaaatttgtcaGATGTGGTCTTTTTCTTTCACAGAAAACTTTCTTTTTGGCTCCTTGATAGAGGTGTCAAATTGACCCAGGGCCATGGGCCAATCCTAACTCATCCTTGGAAAAACTCCCTTTTAGGAGGTTCCCTTATTAAGGGGGTGAAAAAAACTCCTCTCAAGTGAGTTAGAGTTAGAATTAAGGTGAATTTGGCGGCCCTAGTACaagattttaattaacttttagaaacaatatttatgtattttattagatagtctaatatattataatttttaatatttttatatcatatttattattatgttattaaataaaatatataatatataatttaatactgaccacaatttatttattaatttgcaATGACGTAATCtgtgttataaattatatatatatatatatatatatatatatatatatatatacacacatcgGAGTCCATTTTTGTGAAGATAGAATTCAAAAGTTACTAAGcacttagattttttttattctttaaatttttaagataaacATGTTAAAAGGAAAAACggatatgaaaatattaatttgatattatcatGAAAAGATGAAACGGAAAGGGAAACAAACTAACACTATCTTTtggttgaatatatatttttattaacatgtATGATAAGAAtaattgtcttattttaataaatgttgttataaaatataatcttttttatcttatattgtGATCACACTTGTTTGATGAacaattaattgtaaaatagtcattttatctcttatttttataagaggaagaaaaagaaaacgcgACACAAGTCTCTATATTTGAGATTTATAATCTTATCTTAATAAAGACTTTATAATCTCTACttactaactatttattttcaatatttattttaattaatgtttaaactaatactaactatttatttttattttgatgttaatatatttatttttaatttttattttagttaattagaTTGACAAcaatgcaaaattaattttatataatataattactgTCAATGTATAAAGtgcatttcttatattaaaTGTAACAGAAATATACTTAAAAGGATTTTACTGCAAAAGAAATGTGTGAATTTGTGTTCTCAttgatgttttaattaatttttctgttttcttataTTTGGAGAAGTAAagtgatatatatttatattcatttgagaTACattataaaggtaaaataatcataaaagagaaaatttgtatatttttaaagagaaaaaatataaagtatggtaatattaaataattgtaaaaaatttatgtgtattaaagtatcatttttaGATTTGGAGTTAT is a window encoding:
- the LOC106780544 gene encoding PRA1 family protein A1-like encodes the protein MDWGNVTAEDLIDALREVDWSAPPRPLSEFFSRFTVPRSSSKWNSRLKCNLYYYRTNYFLLIVSVLILGFLRRPLAIVAALLTALSIAFLNDSFAGTFSEKVTRTVRQFSPHLAAKMRPPLTPVIRGRPSAKRAIYICGRPRWVFVLIFSSASFILWFVSAGLLTVLWALAIGLLATILHASFRTPNLKARLNTFREEFRAVWRNYSEL